In Candidatus Nitronauta litoralis, one DNA window encodes the following:
- a CDS encoding transcriptional regulator produces the protein MAITRNFKETIQARALRDPKFRTGLLKESIENMLAGDTETGKMLLRDYINATIGFEKLGNAVNKSPKSLMRMFSPSGNPTANNLFGIIHTLQQKEGVQFEVKTSR, from the coding sequence ATGGCAATCACACGTAATTTTAAAGAAACAATACAGGCCCGCGCCTTGCGCGATCCCAAGTTTCGTACAGGCCTTCTCAAGGAAAGCATTGAAAACATGCTGGCCGGGGATACCGAAACGGGCAAGATGCTTCTTCGCGACTACATCAACGCGACCATAGGTTTTGAGAAGCTGGGAAACGCGGTGAATAAATCGCCCAAAAGCCTGATGCGCATGTTCAGCCCCAGCGGCAACCCGACTGCCAATAACCTCTTCGGCATCATCCACACGCTACAGCAAAAAGAAGGCGTTCAGTTTGAGGTGAAAACTTCTCGGTAA
- a CDS encoding type II toxin-antitoxin system RelE/ParE family toxin, with amino-acid sequence MEVREYLREDESSPFADWFEGLNTQAALKVNTYLTRIGNGNLSSVKSVGRGVHECVIDWGPGYRVYLGKDGDKLVILLGGGTKKRQQNDIDRAKELWQEYKKRKKEQK; translated from the coding sequence ATAGAGGTAAGAGAATACCTTCGTGAAGATGAGAGCAGCCCTTTTGCTGACTGGTTTGAAGGCCTGAACACGCAAGCCGCTCTCAAAGTGAACACGTACCTTACGCGGATAGGAAATGGAAATTTATCTTCGGTCAAAAGCGTGGGAAGGGGCGTTCATGAATGTGTTATTGACTGGGGACCGGGCTACAGGGTTTATCTGGGAAAAGACGGAGACAAACTGGTTATTTTGCTTGGCGGTGGCACAAAGAAACGCCAGCAAAACGACATAGACCGGGCAAAGGAACTTTGGCAGGAATACAAGAAACGCAAAAAGGAACAGAAATAA
- a CDS encoding trypsin-like serine protease, translating into MGFLKNSTTIYIWAVFLIIFSILFNHWEKFSLQIFGPPAALDLDFNQPRQEPAVRLVSKDEIITTDVFEKNHQAVVNISATTLTINFWRQIIPKQGQGTGFIIDDQGYILTNNHVVAKADKITVTLGDGTKVKAILIGRDPSSDLAVIKIPKRYVSKVAKLGNSDDIRVGQKAIAIGNPFGLSHTLTTGIISALNRQIQSQGGALYDLIQTDAAINPGNSGGPLLNSNGEVIGINTAIFSVSGGYQGIGFAIPVNQAKQVATQLITHGNYLKPWMGISGVALSEDLINLLKLDVKQGVLVAETLPQSPAIKGGIRGGQRNLIYGNLRLPVDGDIILSIDNTPIKNMNDIVREVNKHQVGDSLTVKVWRHGNSINLEIILEEKPV; encoded by the coding sequence ATGGGCTTCTTGAAAAACTCCACAACAATATATATCTGGGCTGTTTTTCTCATCATTTTTTCGATTTTATTCAACCATTGGGAAAAATTTTCCCTTCAAATTTTTGGCCCGCCTGCTGCCTTGGATCTGGATTTCAACCAGCCCCGGCAGGAACCTGCCGTTCGGCTGGTTTCCAAAGATGAAATTATCACCACCGATGTTTTTGAAAAAAATCACCAGGCGGTGGTCAACATATCCGCCACCACTCTGACCATAAATTTCTGGCGGCAAATTATCCCGAAACAGGGCCAGGGAACAGGTTTTATCATTGACGATCAGGGATATATTCTGACCAACAATCATGTGGTCGCCAAAGCCGATAAAATCACCGTTACCCTGGGAGATGGAACCAAAGTGAAAGCCATTTTAATTGGGCGGGATCCCTCTTCTGATCTAGCCGTCATTAAAATTCCCAAACGTTATGTTTCCAAAGTCGCAAAACTGGGAAACTCGGATGACATACGGGTCGGGCAAAAGGCCATTGCTATCGGAAACCCCTTTGGACTTTCTCATACGTTGACCACTGGAATCATCAGCGCTCTCAACCGACAGATTCAAAGCCAGGGAGGCGCCCTCTATGATCTTATTCAAACAGATGCTGCCATCAATCCCGGAAATTCGGGCGGTCCCCTCTTGAATTCGAACGGAGAAGTGATCGGAATAAACACAGCTATCTTCAGTGTATCCGGAGGTTACCAGGGAATTGGTTTTGCCATTCCTGTAAACCAGGCGAAACAGGTGGCAACTCAATTGATCACGCATGGAAATTATCTGAAACCCTGGATGGGAATATCCGGAGTCGCGCTAAGCGAAGACCTCATAAATCTGCTGAAGCTTGATGTGAAACAGGGGGTTCTGGTAGCGGAGACGCTGCCTCAAAGTCCTGCAATTAAAGGTGGGATTCGTGGAGGCCAGAGAAACCTTATCTATGGAAATCTCAGGTTGCCGGTAGATGGCGATATCATCCTTTCCATAGACAACACCCCCATAAAAAATATGAATGACATTGTCCGTGAAGTAAACAAACATCAAGTCGGCGATTCTTTAACTGTAAAAGTCTGGAGACATGGAAACTCAATTAATCTGGAAATAATATTGGAAGAAAAACCGGTTTAA
- a CDS encoding Hsp20/alpha crystallin family protein → MKTDDSKKDDQLDSLKKQMADQELIQMNRSYLESLGAQRKNKTIRWLWALIACLVLMIGVQSYFLFNKNPDNQFSHNQEPGLINPNLFPKLYSQDSLDPFSQFQQMQKRMDRFFDQNLNQLKGDPFSMRSFSFGGPFSQNFDLTEENDRYIVSLDLPGLDKTKLDVTIEEQTLKISGTIEELNETKEEDKFFKSQSSSHIERYMTLPGPVKPESLQIDVKNDKLIVEVQKK, encoded by the coding sequence ATGAAAACAGATGATTCAAAAAAAGACGACCAGCTGGATTCTTTAAAAAAGCAGATGGCAGACCAGGAACTAATCCAGATGAATCGTAGTTATCTGGAAAGCCTGGGTGCCCAAAGAAAAAATAAAACCATACGATGGTTATGGGCCTTGATTGCGTGCCTCGTTCTAATGATAGGTGTTCAGTCATATTTTTTGTTTAATAAAAATCCAGACAACCAATTCTCACATAATCAAGAGCCTGGTTTGATAAATCCAAACCTATTTCCAAAACTCTATTCCCAGGACAGTTTGGATCCGTTTTCTCAATTTCAACAAATGCAAAAACGGATGGACAGGTTTTTTGACCAGAACCTGAACCAGTTAAAAGGTGACCCGTTTTCAATGAGGAGCTTTTCTTTTGGAGGTCCCTTTTCCCAGAATTTTGATTTAACAGAAGAAAACGACCGATATATTGTATCTCTGGACCTTCCAGGGCTTGATAAGACAAAACTGGACGTCACTATTGAAGAGCAAACATTAAAAATCTCAGGAACAATAGAGGAACTGAATGAAACCAAAGAAGAGGATAAATTTTTTAAAAGCCAAAGTTCTTCCCATATAGAAAGATACATGACGCTTCCTGGACCCGTTAAACCCGAATCACTTCAAATCGATGTTAAAAACGATAAACTGATTGTCGAAGTGCAGAAAAAATAA